The proteins below are encoded in one region of Desulfurispira natronophila:
- a CDS encoding glutamate synthase-related protein yields MAAMRVNALARDDMQWRITYNHERCTLCGHCLSSCPFRAIEAGVEKRRKVISDHLTPKPKVLFQTVPVIRQVLDHHEACRGCGCCEKVCPNEAIAPRLNLETRLPIKHRGTTADGYKRGGRSNLNPMGNTLDKITIGRISQMTDPSLDAQRHTFDMLAPLGRVLPPESLPLRISETGSLGITESLPPLNWMYPIIIGDMSIGALSTRMWEALAIATAYLNEEVGLPVRMCTGEGGIPGRLLRSHYVRYMILQIASGHFGWNRIVNSMPDMQDDPAGILIKIGQGAKPGDGGMLQAKKVARHIQEIRGVPKADLLSPPNHQGLYSIEESVQKMFLSFNSAFKFRVPVAIKVAASTTSVSVYNNLLRDPYNIVGGFFLDGIQGGTGAAQDISLDHTGHPIVSKLRDCYLAAVHQGKQGQIPLWAGGGMAQGWNLAADAFKMISLGANGVFTGKLMLQLAGCVGLDNGKCNACNTGLCPAGICSQNPVLVKRLDIDKVAENIVNYFIATDQELKKLMAPIGNSSLPVGRSDALISTDRAVADKLTISYAC; encoded by the coding sequence GTGGCAGCAATGCGTGTAAATGCCCTGGCTCGTGATGATATGCAGTGGCGCATTACCTACAACCACGAACGCTGCACCCTCTGTGGCCACTGTCTCAGCTCCTGCCCCTTTCGCGCCATTGAAGCGGGAGTGGAAAAGCGACGCAAGGTTATCAGCGACCACCTGACCCCCAAACCCAAAGTGCTCTTTCAGACCGTGCCCGTCATTCGCCAGGTGCTCGATCACCACGAGGCGTGCCGAGGCTGCGGATGCTGCGAAAAAGTGTGCCCCAACGAGGCCATAGCCCCGCGCCTCAACCTGGAGACCCGGCTGCCGATCAAGCACCGGGGAACCACCGCAGACGGTTACAAGCGCGGTGGTCGCTCCAATCTCAATCCCATGGGCAATACCCTGGACAAGATCACCATCGGCCGCATCTCGCAGATGACCGACCCCTCCCTGGATGCCCAGCGCCACACCTTTGACATGCTGGCTCCCTTGGGGCGGGTACTGCCACCGGAGAGCCTGCCCCTGCGTATCAGCGAAACTGGCTCCCTGGGCATCACCGAGTCGCTGCCGCCGCTGAACTGGATGTACCCCATTATCATTGGCGACATGTCCATCGGTGCTCTTTCCACCCGCATGTGGGAAGCTCTCGCCATTGCCACCGCCTATCTCAACGAGGAAGTGGGCCTGCCGGTGCGCATGTGTACGGGGGAAGGCGGGATTCCCGGCCGTTTGCTGCGTTCGCACTATGTGCGCTACATGATTCTGCAGATCGCCTCAGGGCACTTTGGCTGGAACCGCATTGTCAACTCCATGCCCGACATGCAGGACGACCCGGCGGGTATACTCATCAAGATTGGCCAGGGAGCCAAACCCGGTGACGGCGGCATGCTGCAGGCCAAAAAAGTGGCGCGCCATATCCAGGAAATTCGCGGCGTGCCCAAGGCTGACCTGCTCAGCCCCCCCAATCACCAGGGCCTCTACTCCATCGAGGAGAGTGTGCAGAAGATGTTCCTCTCCTTCAACTCGGCCTTCAAGTTTCGCGTTCCCGTTGCCATCAAGGTTGCGGCCAGCACCACCAGTGTCTCGGTCTACAATAACCTCTTGCGCGATCCATACAACATTGTGGGAGGATTCTTTCTCGATGGCATCCAGGGTGGCACCGGCGCGGCCCAGGATATTTCGCTGGATCACACGGGCCATCCCATTGTCTCCAAACTCAGGGACTGCTACCTGGCGGCCGTACACCAGGGCAAACAGGGTCAGATTCCCCTGTGGGCCGGTGGCGGTATGGCCCAAGGCTGGAACCTTGCCGCCGATGCCTTCAAGATGATCAGCCTGGGGGCCAATGGGGTCTTTACCGGCAAGCTGATGTTGCAGCTTGCCGGCTGTGTCGGCCTGGATAACGGCAAGTGCAACGCCTGCAATACCGGCCTCTGCCCAGCGGGCATTTGCTCCCAGAACCCTGTGCTCGTCAAACGCCTGGATATCGACAAGGTGGCCGAGAATATCGTCAACTACTTTATCGCCACCGATCAGGAGCTGAAAAAGCTTATGGCACCCATAGGCAACAGCTCGCTGCCAGTAGGCCGTTCCGATGCCCTGATCAGCACGGACCGCGCCGTGGCCGACAAACTGACCATATCCTACGCCTGCTGA
- a CDS encoding glutamine amidotransferase family protein produces the protein MCRIGAIKSRDYIHPSWALRLMRSQQKGHDNSGFAMVMQDLGGVFENYKKYPVLSMACTEEGMKTAEDILYSMGFSRIGQWNPEIRPADNLNIEPMPIYVFQFFHYPKSMRNASQAEKEQLLVDARITLRRALEANGEGYVYSFWPDTLTLKEIGDPTDIGTYFNLWEESKDFTARIITAQCRQNTNYDIVRYAAHPFFLQGYTVLANGENTFYEKNKHFQKSLHKGYIGFESDSQCFLYTLHYIHRELGWPLKYYKHTVTPLPFEEIERHPERDVLLRIRSSLAHLEINGPNTLIGVLPDGQMFTCCDSKKLRPVVVGRNEDMVVISSEVNGINEILPDRDWKQDIYPHARETVIINNELEVNQWQQCV, from the coding sequence GTGTGTAGAATTGGGGCAATCAAATCCAGAGACTACATTCACCCTTCCTGGGCGCTGCGCCTGATGCGCTCGCAACAAAAAGGGCATGACAACTCAGGCTTTGCCATGGTCATGCAGGATCTGGGTGGTGTGTTTGAAAACTACAAAAAATATCCCGTCCTCTCCATGGCCTGCACGGAAGAGGGCATGAAGACGGCGGAAGATATTCTCTACTCCATGGGTTTCAGCCGTATTGGCCAGTGGAATCCGGAAATCCGTCCTGCTGATAATCTGAATATCGAGCCCATGCCCATCTACGTCTTCCAGTTTTTCCACTACCCCAAGTCCATGCGCAATGCCAGCCAGGCGGAGAAAGAGCAGTTACTGGTGGATGCTCGCATCACCCTGCGTCGCGCTCTGGAAGCCAATGGCGAAGGCTATGTCTACTCCTTCTGGCCCGACACCCTCACCTTGAAAGAGATAGGCGATCCCACCGATATCGGTACCTACTTTAACCTGTGGGAGGAGAGCAAGGACTTTACGGCGCGCATCATTACGGCCCAGTGTCGCCAGAACACCAATTATGACATTGTGCGCTATGCGGCCCACCCGTTTTTTCTGCAGGGCTACACGGTGCTGGCCAACGGAGAGAACACCTTTTACGAGAAGAACAAGCACTTCCAGAAAAGTCTGCACAAGGGCTATATCGGCTTTGAGTCCGACTCCCAGTGCTTTCTCTACACCCTGCACTACATTCACCGGGAGCTGGGCTGGCCCCTGAAGTACTACAAACACACGGTCACTCCCCTGCCCTTTGAAGAGATTGAGCGCCACCCAGAGCGGGATGTGCTCTTGCGCATTCGCTCCTCCCTGGCTCACCTGGAGATCAATGGCCCCAATACTCTTATTGGTGTACTTCCCGACGGCCAGATGTTTACCTGCTGCGACTCCAAAAAGCTGCGCCCGGTGGTCGTCGGTCGCAACGAGGACATGGTGGTGATCAGCTCGGAAGTCAATGGCATCAACGAAATACTGCCGGATCGCGACTGGAAGCAGGATATCTATCCCCACGCTCGCGAAACCGTGATTATCAACAACGAACTGGAGGTGAACCAGTGGCAGCAATGCGTGTAA
- a CDS encoding winged helix-turn-helix domain-containing protein, with translation MLCSEIVVIDGTDTSRLDMLVKFLSKYGHRAYAATTLAEVDRVRDENKHISMAVLVSAPSNISMVQVYEHLQQHQPLPVICVLEETTDVDFLGEMDEVMGSGRNLGSFLPQLLQKIKNVSRKLRYGTDAVTSTATVASQAATVRGRHSTMSSRQQGPNSKQQDRTGPKVNRINTRSRNGEAPAVKEKRPQAEGESEPRQGKSGSSKDAAATTAPLYSSKGKSQRNKRQKQEKGTLNHSSDATKAAEKANDNTAPRSKARKGRLQPVEDIYFEDTKVTINRKTEQILVNDQQVNFTASEYILLRYLLENRNRLLSRDDIIQYSNAMSKDTSARSVDAAIRKIRRKIGDEAKEPTVIRTIWGKGYILEETAPDKVASN, from the coding sequence ATGTTGTGTAGCGAGATTGTCGTTATAGACGGCACTGACACCAGTCGACTTGATATGCTGGTAAAATTTCTGAGTAAGTATGGTCATCGAGCTTATGCCGCCACAACCTTGGCAGAAGTTGATAGAGTACGCGATGAGAATAAGCACATATCTATGGCGGTTTTGGTCAGTGCTCCCTCAAACATCTCCATGGTCCAGGTATATGAGCACCTGCAGCAGCACCAGCCTTTGCCGGTAATCTGCGTCCTGGAAGAAACGACCGATGTCGATTTCCTCGGCGAGATGGACGAAGTGATGGGCAGTGGTCGAAACCTGGGGAGCTTTCTGCCCCAGTTACTGCAGAAGATTAAAAATGTCAGCCGCAAACTGCGTTACGGAACTGATGCTGTGACCTCCACTGCCACGGTTGCATCACAAGCTGCTACGGTTCGTGGTCGTCACTCGACTATGTCCAGTCGGCAGCAAGGCCCAAACTCAAAACAGCAAGACCGTACAGGTCCCAAGGTGAACCGCATTAATACACGTTCCCGTAACGGTGAAGCGCCTGCTGTAAAGGAGAAACGCCCACAGGCCGAAGGTGAAAGTGAGCCTCGGCAGGGTAAATCTGGGTCATCCAAAGATGCTGCAGCTACAACAGCGCCACTGTATAGCAGTAAAGGAAAGTCGCAACGCAATAAACGCCAAAAACAGGAAAAAGGCACGTTAAACCACAGTAGTGATGCGACCAAGGCTGCAGAAAAGGCCAACGACAACACGGCACCTCGTTCAAAGGCTCGCAAAGGGCGTTTACAGCCGGTAGAGGATATATATTTTGAAGATACCAAGGTGACGATTAACCGCAAGACTGAACAAATCCTTGTGAATGACCAGCAGGTGAACTTTACCGCATCGGAGTATATTCTGCTGCGCTATTTACTGGAAAATCGCAACCGCTTGCTCTCTCGAGACGACATTATCCAGTACAGTAACGCTATGAGTAAGGATACCTCCGCTCGCAGCGTCGATGCTGCTATACGCAAGATTCGCCGTAAAATTGGTGACGAGGCAAAGGAGCCTACGGTAATTCGAACCATATGGGGGAAGGGTTATATTCTGGAGGAGACCGCTCCTGATAAAGTCGCATCTAATTAG
- a CDS encoding 2,3,4,5-tetrahydropyridine-2,6-dicarboxylate N-succinyltransferase, with amino-acid sequence MDFARAERMIDEAFANRELLKDAAYAQVVRETIDALDKGALRVAEPEANGNWKVNSWAKQAILLYFPIAAMETIEVGPYEYHDKIPLKKGYQQAGVRVVPPATVRYGAHVEAGAVLMPSYINIGGYVSAGSMIDTWATVGSCAQVGRDVHISGGAGLGGVLEPPSAQPVIVDDGAFVGSRCIIVEGVHVEKEAVLGANVTLTASTPIIDVTGSEPITLKGRVPARSVVVPGTTMKEFPAGQYGMPCALIIGQRKESTDKKTSLNDVLREFNVPV; translated from the coding sequence ATGGATTTTGCACGCGCAGAAAGGATGATTGACGAGGCATTTGCCAACCGGGAATTGCTGAAGGATGCCGCATATGCTCAGGTGGTGCGCGAGACCATTGACGCGCTGGACAAGGGAGCGCTGCGGGTGGCAGAACCTGAGGCGAATGGCAACTGGAAGGTAAACTCCTGGGCCAAGCAGGCAATACTGTTATATTTCCCCATCGCTGCTATGGAAACCATAGAAGTTGGGCCCTATGAGTACCATGATAAAATACCCCTCAAGAAGGGTTACCAACAGGCTGGTGTTCGCGTTGTTCCTCCAGCAACCGTTCGCTATGGTGCCCATGTTGAAGCTGGCGCTGTGCTTATGCCTAGCTATATAAATATTGGTGGCTATGTTTCTGCAGGCTCCATGATCGACACTTGGGCCACCGTCGGGAGCTGTGCTCAGGTCGGCCGTGACGTGCACATTTCTGGTGGTGCCGGGCTTGGTGGTGTGCTTGAGCCGCCATCTGCACAGCCGGTTATTGTTGACGATGGTGCCTTTGTTGGCTCACGCTGCATTATAGTTGAGGGGGTGCATGTTGAGAAAGAGGCTGTTTTGGGAGCGAATGTGACCTTGACGGCATCGACACCAATTATCGATGTTACTGGCAGCGAACCAATTACCTTAAAAGGACGGGTTCCTGCTCGCTCCGTTGTTGTTCCTGGAACTACCATGAAAGAGTTTCCTGCTGGACAATATGGCATGCCTTGTGCGCTGATTATTGGTCAACGCAAAGAGTCTACTGACAAAAAAACCAGCCTCAACGATGTGTTGCGCGAATTTAATGTCCCTGTATGA
- the dapC gene encoding succinyldiaminopimelate transaminase, translating into MNQRIQALKPYPMEALTARKAELHKLGKPVYDFGTGDPTVPTEPFIIDALRNSVPTISQYPTVAGDQQFRETCASYVKRRFGVTLDPESQILPTAGSKEAVFHFPLVFLDTDSNKTNVIYPTPGYPVYERGTLFANGTPCPVVLREDNGFVMNLDGVETQTLEKTAILWLNSPHNPTGSVMSRSQLQHMVTIARQYGIIICSDECYGDIYFQQAPTSILQCTTEGALAFFSLSKRSGMTGYRSGFIAGDATLIARYRVNRATMGVASPVFIQAAATAAWNDDEHVERRRKIFRERRDLIQDFLRRKGLAHAGGDGTFFLWVKVPAGYTDFTYTEKLLEHGIVVSPGSFFGQGSERYIRLALVPDLTRCHDALEVWNQIQ; encoded by the coding sequence TTGAACCAGCGCATCCAAGCACTTAAGCCGTACCCAATGGAAGCCTTGACTGCTCGCAAAGCAGAGCTGCACAAGCTGGGAAAGCCCGTTTACGATTTTGGCACCGGTGATCCAACGGTACCCACTGAACCCTTCATCATAGATGCCTTGCGAAACTCAGTGCCGACTATCAGTCAGTACCCTACAGTAGCAGGAGACCAGCAGTTCCGCGAGACTTGCGCCAGCTACGTTAAGCGCAGGTTCGGTGTTACTCTTGACCCAGAGAGTCAAATTTTACCTACAGCCGGCTCCAAGGAAGCAGTATTCCATTTTCCACTGGTCTTTCTCGACACAGACTCCAACAAAACCAACGTAATTTACCCCACGCCAGGCTATCCGGTATACGAGCGTGGAACTTTATTTGCCAATGGCACACCCTGTCCCGTAGTTCTTCGTGAAGATAACGGCTTTGTCATGAATCTTGATGGAGTGGAAACTCAAACTTTAGAAAAAACAGCTATCCTGTGGCTAAACTCTCCGCACAACCCCACCGGTTCAGTTATGAGTCGTTCACAGTTGCAACACATGGTCACTATTGCCCGCCAGTACGGCATAATTATCTGTAGTGATGAGTGTTATGGCGATATTTATTTCCAGCAAGCCCCCACTAGCATATTACAGTGCACTACCGAGGGTGCCCTGGCCTTTTTTTCCCTCTCAAAGCGGAGTGGCATGACAGGTTACCGCTCAGGCTTTATTGCCGGAGATGCCACCCTGATAGCACGCTATCGTGTCAATCGTGCCACCATGGGAGTCGCGTCCCCTGTGTTTATTCAGGCAGCGGCAACGGCAGCCTGGAACGATGATGAACATGTAGAGCGACGCCGCAAGATTTTCCGAGAGCGTCGTGATCTCATTCAAGATTTTTTGCGCCGTAAGGGTTTGGCCCATGCCGGCGGTGATGGAACTTTTTTTCTTTGGGTGAAGGTTCCTGCAGGATATACAGATTTTACCTACACAGAAAAGCTGCTTGAACACGGTATTGTTGTGAGTCCAGGCAGTTTCTTTGGCCAGGGCTCTGAGCGTTATATTCGGCTGGCTTTAGTGCCCGACCTGACAAGGTGTCACGATGCGCTGGAGGTGTGGAATCAAATCCAGTGA
- the dapE gene encoding succinyl-diaminopimelate desuccinylase, whose product MNHQRTVQILSQLLAIPSVTTQEQAIADWVMRFCLRCLPPSSVHRHGNGIIVCQPSTGTPEGTVVLAGHLDTVECPNAFHGQVRHGRLYGLGASDMKVGLAVMLNLLETWGAQWSGRWNLVHIFYDREEGPYLDNGLDPLLKEYGHLIADADLAICLEPTDNSVQVGCLGTMHAAVTFQGARAHSARPWFGENAIYKALPYLEALSKRAPVDHTFGELTYREVMNATTTTTVNTKNTVPGEFELNVNYRFAPGKSIEQACRELEELAYSHGAHSVEYRDQAPSGSVQLEAAALQALIAASACPPQAKQAWTDVARFSLLGLPAANFGPGLAEMAHKQDEYVELDMMAEYEQMLLSYLQGS is encoded by the coding sequence GTGAACCATCAGCGCACCGTACAGATACTGAGCCAGTTGCTGGCCATTCCCAGTGTTACAACCCAAGAGCAGGCAATTGCTGACTGGGTGATGCGTTTTTGCCTTCGTTGCCTTCCTCCTTCGTCAGTGCACCGCCATGGGAATGGTATAATCGTTTGCCAGCCTTCTACGGGTACCCCTGAAGGCACCGTAGTGCTGGCGGGGCACCTGGATACTGTGGAATGCCCTAATGCTTTTCATGGTCAGGTGCGTCATGGTCGACTGTATGGTCTGGGTGCCAGTGACATGAAAGTGGGTCTGGCCGTTATGCTTAACCTGTTGGAGACTTGGGGGGCGCAGTGGAGTGGGCGCTGGAATCTGGTGCACATTTTTTACGATCGCGAAGAGGGCCCCTATCTTGACAATGGGCTGGATCCCCTGCTGAAAGAGTACGGCCACTTGATAGCCGATGCTGATTTGGCCATTTGCCTGGAGCCTACGGATAATTCTGTTCAGGTAGGTTGCCTTGGTACTATGCACGCTGCCGTCACCTTTCAGGGAGCCCGGGCACACTCAGCCCGGCCGTGGTTTGGAGAAAACGCTATATACAAAGCGTTGCCGTACCTTGAGGCGTTGAGTAAACGTGCTCCTGTTGATCACACATTTGGCGAACTGACCTATCGGGAGGTAATGAACGCCACCACAACTACTACTGTCAACACCAAGAATACAGTTCCCGGAGAATTCGAACTGAATGTTAACTATCGCTTTGCCCCAGGGAAGAGCATAGAGCAAGCCTGCCGCGAACTCGAAGAGTTGGCGTATAGCCACGGGGCACACAGTGTTGAGTATCGTGACCAAGCTCCTTCTGGCAGCGTCCAGCTGGAGGCTGCCGCCCTGCAGGCTTTGATTGCTGCCAGTGCCTGCCCACCTCAAGCCAAGCAGGCCTGGACTGACGTGGCCCGTTTTAGTTTATTGGGTTTGCCTGCGGCTAATTTTGGTCCCGGGTTGGCAGAAATGGCCCACAAGCAGGACGAATATGTGGAGCTTGACATGATGGCTGAATATGAGCAGATGCTCCTGTCATACCTGCAAGGGTCTTAA
- a CDS encoding LolA family protein gives MKFFPSIRRSLLLLALSISSLPALAQSTALDALSSYYSMRAAFEQETLSSDGFVQEGRGVFTISKNLEASLWEYSSPEPLTYLIRNHQLWLYLHDEQELNIMDISEYDAMGFSMLDRSSMEKAYHVLENSSSTVVLESKEEPITTVTITIRDNMPESLIVQGSSLDTTTIDFLAVEMNVDIDPELFQTREPQGWEVIRQ, from the coding sequence ATGAAATTTTTCCCGTCCATACGACGTTCTCTTCTCCTTTTGGCGCTGTCAATAAGTAGTCTTCCGGCTCTGGCACAGTCCACCGCCCTGGATGCTCTTTCCAGTTACTACTCCATGAGGGCAGCCTTCGAGCAGGAAACTCTTTCTTCTGATGGATTTGTACAGGAGGGGCGAGGTGTTTTTACTATCTCGAAAAATCTTGAAGCCAGCCTGTGGGAGTATAGCTCACCGGAGCCGCTTACCTATCTGATCCGTAATCACCAGCTTTGGCTTTACCTGCATGATGAGCAAGAGCTAAATATCATGGATATCAGCGAGTATGATGCTATGGGATTTTCTATGCTTGACCGATCCTCCATGGAGAAGGCATATCATGTGCTGGAGAACTCTTCCAGTACCGTGGTGCTGGAATCCAAGGAAGAACCTATCACTACCGTAACTATCACCATACGAGACAATATGCCTGAGTCTCTCATTGTTCAGGGCAGTTCCCTTGATACGACCACCATAGATTTTCTGGCAGTAGAAATGAACGTCGACATTGATCCTGAGCTTTTCCAGACCCGCGAGCCTCAGGGTTGGGAGGTTATACGCCAGTGA
- the rsmA gene encoding 16S rRNA (adenine(1518)-N(6)/adenine(1519)-N(6))-dimethyltransferase RsmA → MKVKQTLSQHGLRARKSLGQNFLRDDSFVRRIVDISGIGPEDTVVEIGPGLGIMTAQLARRARSVTALEIDSQLLEYLCLEYGHLDNLKFVHGDALEYDWKEFGNSFSLVANLPYNISSQVLVRIVEHREQVTSFTVMLQKEMAQRALAKEGSKDFGPLALYLSLYFDLQLGLATIPPHLFHPAPAVSSAVLCGTLLPQPRYDIKSFPKFQALVRLAFAHRRKTIRNNFRGAPWFERFLQQAPQLGILPERRAESLSLREFYALYNLVEES, encoded by the coding sequence TTGAAAGTTAAGCAGACCCTGAGTCAGCATGGATTACGGGCCCGAAAGTCTCTGGGGCAGAATTTTTTGCGGGATGATTCTTTTGTGCGCCGCATTGTCGATATCAGTGGAATAGGACCTGAGGATACAGTAGTCGAAATTGGTCCTGGCCTGGGGATCATGACGGCGCAGCTGGCGCGACGAGCCCGCTCTGTGACAGCTTTGGAGATCGATAGTCAGCTACTGGAATACCTTTGCCTGGAGTATGGTCATCTTGATAATTTGAAGTTTGTACACGGTGATGCACTGGAGTATGACTGGAAAGAGTTTGGTAACTCCTTCTCTCTGGTAGCCAATCTCCCTTATAACATATCTTCTCAGGTGCTGGTTCGTATTGTTGAGCACCGTGAGCAGGTGACATCATTTACCGTCATGCTGCAAAAAGAGATGGCTCAGCGAGCCCTGGCAAAGGAAGGAAGCAAGGATTTTGGCCCCCTGGCCCTCTATCTTTCCCTCTATTTTGACCTGCAGCTTGGATTGGCTACCATTCCACCTCACCTGTTTCACCCGGCTCCCGCGGTGAGCTCAGCCGTTCTTTGTGGTACTCTTTTGCCCCAGCCTCGCTATGACATTAAAAGTTTCCCCAAGTTTCAGGCACTGGTGCGACTGGCTTTTGCCCACCGTCGCAAAACGATACGTAATAACTTTCGCGGTGCTCCCTGGTTTGAGCGATTTCTGCAGCAAGCACCTCAACTGGGTATATTGCCGGAGCGTCGAGCAGAATCCCTTTCGTTACGAGAGTTTTACGCACTATATAACCTTGTGGAGGAATCATGA
- the pdxA gene encoding 4-hydroxythreonine-4-phosphate dehydrogenase PdxA encodes MNGNFHSCWSSNSKLPPVAVTMGDPNGVGPEIFLKSWPALQRICQPIFYGQQKVLEHYASKLQLPLPPCPVVEVGEGIAPTPGYLSVQGGEVSARCVLEAIQACLDGTVAAMVTLPISKEAINLAGYHYAGHTEMLGEYTGTDSQTMMLVGGDIRIVLATTHVPLRAVVPALSTQKIQNAIHHAYVGMAELGISSPRVAVCALNPHSGDGGVCGNEDQQLIAPAVREYDKRHLCHTLGPLPSDSLFASMHARKAYDVAVCMYHDQGLIPVKMASFGRGVNVTLGLPIVRTSVDHGTAFDIAGQGIANHDSLLQATQIALQIAAHRQSKLLQKESWS; translated from the coding sequence ATGAATGGCAATTTCCACTCCTGCTGGTCCTCGAACTCAAAACTTCCTCCGGTAGCTGTAACCATGGGCGATCCCAATGGTGTAGGTCCGGAAATTTTTCTTAAATCCTGGCCTGCGCTTCAGCGCATTTGTCAGCCTATATTTTATGGGCAACAGAAGGTCTTGGAACACTATGCCAGCAAGTTGCAACTTCCTCTGCCTCCATGCCCTGTGGTTGAGGTTGGCGAGGGGATAGCGCCAACACCGGGCTATCTCAGCGTCCAGGGCGGAGAAGTCAGTGCCCGTTGTGTGCTGGAGGCCATTCAGGCTTGTCTTGACGGTACAGTAGCGGCCATGGTGACTCTGCCTATCAGCAAGGAAGCCATCAATCTGGCAGGTTACCACTATGCCGGTCATACGGAAATGCTGGGGGAGTATACCGGCACTGACTCACAGACTATGATGCTTGTTGGCGGCGATATCAGAATTGTGCTGGCCACAACGCATGTTCCCTTGCGGGCCGTTGTGCCGGCATTGTCCACTCAAAAAATTCAGAATGCCATTCACCACGCATATGTGGGTATGGCAGAGCTAGGTATATCCAGTCCTCGGGTTGCGGTTTGTGCCCTCAATCCCCATAGTGGTGACGGGGGTGTTTGTGGTAATGAGGATCAGCAGCTTATAGCGCCAGCTGTTCGTGAATACGACAAGCGTCACCTTTGTCATACCCTTGGTCCTTTGCCCTCTGATAGCCTTTTTGCCTCAATGCATGCCCGCAAGGCTTACGATGTAGCGGTTTGCATGTACCATGATCAGGGTCTTATTCCAGTGAAAATGGCATCCTTTGGTCGTGGGGTGAATGTTACACTGGGTTTACCTATTGTTCGCACCAGTGTTGACCATGGCACGGCCTTTGATATAGCCGGTCAAGGTATTGCAAACCACGACAGCCTGCTGCAGGCTACCCAGATTGCCTTGCAGATAGCAGCACACCGTCAGTCAAAATTGCTACAGAAAGAGAGCTGGAGTTGA
- a CDS encoding LapA family protein — protein sequence MDKLLDMKKVDASMLRRIGVAAAVIIAVVIVFQNIHSVDTRLLFITISMPHAIWSILLFAAGFLAGWLTKRQRVKSAEEEAEWTEEPQ from the coding sequence GTGGATAAGTTACTTGATATGAAAAAAGTTGATGCATCAATGCTCAGGCGTATTGGAGTGGCGGCTGCAGTTATTATTGCAGTTGTTATAGTTTTTCAAAATATTCACTCGGTAGATACCCGGTTGCTTTTTATCACCATATCCATGCCCCACGCTATTTGGTCAATACTGCTTTTTGCAGCTGGTTTTCTGGCTGGGTGGCTGACGAAGCGTCAGCGGGTAAAATCTGCAGAAGAGGAAGCTGAGTGGACTGAGGAGCCGCAATAA
- a CDS encoding DUF1622 domain-containing protein, which produces MDTIVLIKDIIYYFISFIGIAVVLWAVVEATIKFLRIEFNYRHDLKRFSYETRKVRERLGIHLIFSLDIFVGADIIKTVGAPSITSVVILLVIVTIRIALSYFLAKEIERNKEMMKELEAMYGEGDKTV; this is translated from the coding sequence ATGGATACCATCGTCCTTATAAAGGACATAATTTATTATTTTATCAGCTTTATTGGCATCGCCGTTGTGCTATGGGCCGTGGTGGAAGCGACTATCAAGTTTTTGCGCATCGAGTTCAACTATCGCCACGATCTCAAGCGCTTCAGTTACGAAACCAGAAAAGTGAGGGAGCGTCTTGGCATACACCTGATCTTTAGTCTGGATATTTTTGTTGGTGCTGACATTATAAAAACCGTTGGCGCACCCTCCATAACCAGTGTGGTAATTCTGCTGGTAATTGTCACCATTCGTATTGCTTTAAGTTACTTTCTCGCTAAGGAGATTGAGCGAAACAAAGAGATGATGAAAGAGCTGGAGGCTATGTACGGAGAAGGGGATAAGACGGTATAA
- the gloA gene encoding lactoylglutathione lyase, whose product MRFLHTMIRVGDLQKSLQFYTEVLGMRLLRQHEFPDGRFTLAFVGYGEEKDATVLELTWNWDTHSYDLGEGYGHIAIGVDDVYTACEKIREKGGKIVREPGPMKHGSTVLAFVEDPDGYRVELISC is encoded by the coding sequence ATGCGCTTTCTTCACACCATGATTCGGGTTGGTGACTTACAAAAATCACTTCAGTTCTATACTGAAGTGTTGGGGATGCGCTTATTGCGACAGCACGAATTTCCAGATGGACGCTTTACCCTTGCCTTTGTGGGGTATGGTGAAGAAAAAGATGCTACGGTCCTGGAGCTTACCTGGAATTGGGATACCCACTCTTACGACCTGGGCGAAGGGTACGGGCACATTGCCATCGGTGTAGATGATGTCTATACAGCTTGCGAAAAGATTCGGGAGAAAGGTGGCAAAATCGTGCGAGAACCTGGCCCCATGAAGCATGGCAGTACTGTTTTGGCATTTGTGGAGGACCCTGATGGCTATCGTGTGGAACTGATTTCTTGTTAG